The Hordeum vulgare subsp. vulgare chromosome 7H, MorexV3_pseudomolecules_assembly, whole genome shotgun sequence DNA window TTCTTCCTCCAAAGTGTCTGAAATGAAGAACGCCACGAATGCTCAGAGTATGTCTCGCAAATATATATTCTTGAACGAGATGAAGAACGCCACGAGTGCACGCCCTGGGTATCGACTTTAGAGCAGTATACATATGAGTCAGTCATCGACCGACCGATGAGCTAGCTGTTGACGACATGGCAGTTTTTCCTGATCTCGCCGGCGCTTCCGGTGAGCGGATGTATGTTGCCCATCTTTATCATGGCCTTGGCGAAGTCGCTCCGGAAGAGCGCGGGGTTGGCGCTGTACTGCCGCACCAGCGCGTCCTCCGACCCTCCGTTGAACAGCGCCTGGTCAGACTGGAACAGGCCGCGCTTCGCCAGCAGGTTCCGGTAGTAGGCGGCGTCGAACGCCCCGGGGGTCTGCACGTCGATGGGCGCCAGGTTGTCGTTGCCGGAGCTGGGGCACGTCTGTCGCCGTAGCGCCGCGAAGGCCGGGTCGATGTTGGCGTCCTTGTAGATGCGGCCGTTGAAGTTTAGGCACTGGGCCAGGCCGATGGTGTGCGCGCCCGACAGCGCCGTCATCTCGGCCGGTGAGAGCCCCTGCCGGTCGAACAGGCCGATCAGCGTGGACAGGTTGGCCGTCGGCGGCGGGAGGTTCATGTCGGCCAAATCCTTGCTCGCCTTCGTCGAGTCGCGGCGGCCGAGGGGCACTCTCCAGGTCGGCCCGCCCAGCTGCACGCCGCCAAACAGTTTCGATCGTCAGGATGAGCGACAGTACGCACTAGCTAGAAGAAGCAGCTACCGAATGAGCCGCCGGCTGCACGTACCAGGAACGTTCCGTCGCGCGCGGTGATCGCGAGGATGTCGGCGCAGGAGACGACGCCCGGGCACACCGCCTCCACGCTGGCCTTGATGGCGTCGATGACACCGAAGCCACGGATGGACATATTGTTTGGTACGGCTTCcttctcgccgtcgccgccggcgTCGAGAAGAACCGAGCCATCACAGCCCTGGCACGGCACCATGTCAGACGACACTGTGCGCGTAACAACGTGTGCAAGTGCGACGAGTCATCACCTGGACGAAGCAGTCGTGGAAGAAGAGCCTGAGAAGCGAGGCGCCGATCCGACGCTCGTTACGGATGGCCTTGTTCATCCCCGCCCGCACGATGGCCTCCAGGCTGGGGCAGCAGTCGTCGTAGAAGTCCGTCGTGAGCTGCGCGTGGGCGGCGAAGGAGAGGAGCCAGATGGCGAGCAGGCAGTGCAGAAAGGCAGGAGCAGCCATGGCGATCAAGTTAATTAGATTAGAGATGCCTGGCTCGCAGTGAGGTTGCTCTGATGGGAGGGAGTGGGGTGTTTATTGGTCACTTGCTTCGGACAAGCTCCCCTATTTATAGCTCTTTCAGCCAGAGGTGCATGCATGATTATTTGTTGGGAAAATCtaggagggtgcttggatacgttttagtgagattaaaacttgctagcctcatccatgcttggatccaagtactaaagagactaaaatcaagttaatgagcatttattatcttccaaaccctccaatccagaacttgcacgAGAAGTTAaacgaggagagagaggactaatgcacattttagtaggggtacccctgactaaaaaattttagcctcaagactagttttagtctctctttagtcaggggtgcttggaactttagcctcttaaagagactagttttagtcagactagttttagtctcttggatccaagcaccctctaattaGCACAGCACTCAATCCTTTCCGCGTTCATGTCCAAGCATTAAAAAAAGACACCCGTCGCTTTCAAACTGCTCCACAACAGCATggcctcatgcatgcatgcatgtgagcTAAAAAATGATTTATCTCATAGATTAATAATTTGATTGAAGATTCGTCTTTACCGTTAGGTTCGTCTCGACGAGACCTACAAAATAagatcccatgttgacatgtttcgttgattttttttttgtcgTTCCTAGTTGCCACATTTATGTCATCATAGTTGTCATCTTACTGGTGTGCAGTTGTCATAAAAATTATACATAGTTAAAGGGGTAATAATTTTATACCTTTTAAGTATTGCAGTGTTATGTGGGGCTAAAAAGTGGTTATTAAAGCACTAACAATAAGaagtaaatgcatgaaccagCACAAACACAATGAATCAAGTTTTTAGTGGGGTATATCGACATTCATAAACCTGATAACCAAGTTAATTTAATATGAGAACTGTGTGACAAATAATGTGACAAGTAAATAATAGTATTCTCGCAACTATCGACGAAAAAAGAATTGCCGaaacatatcaacatgggatctaattTCGAAGATCTCAATGCGAGAAAGCTAACAGTGAAAACGGATCGTCAATTGAATCTatagtttaagagataaaacttttTTAAAGTTTAACATTAGAGAAATCTTTGCTGATGTCATGCAGGTGTATTAGTTTGCATGTGCGTGAAGAAAACCGTAGCACGGAAAGACCCATGTGTTGCGTCGCTATGTAGTGGATCCCTTATTTGTTACTGCGGTGCAGCGGCATCCGGATGGTAGGGACTCGGACGAAGACTCAAAGAGCATCTCCAGAttccaataaataaataaatatcccCTGATAATCATTTTTTTAATTCCACACTCTCATCATATACAATGAAAGAAATAACAGCTAACGGGCTGCATCCAACCATACTTTCTCTAAAATTATACCATTGaaaaataaataatttaaaatTTCTAATAATATATATATTTATGATATATAACTTGTATCACATTAGTTTATTTGTCAACCTAAAGATACGTGCAAACCTTACAAATCAAAAAGGAAGTAGTATTTAGGTTATTGGGATGGACACTTTCTTAGTCACTTTTTTTGCAAGAGCACATGTCTTCAATAACCCCGTCCCCAATACAAGGATGTTTTCACTTATcaatgatctctctctctctctctctctccctccctccctcccttcgaGCTCGCGTGCGAACGATGGTGGTTGGGGACGATGACGTCGTACGGTGGTGGCCACGAGACGGTGGCATGGACAACGTCTAGTGGACGGACAATGTGTGACATGGGCCCTACGGTATTGAGGACCATATTGGGAGAGGGTCAAGCAATGCTACATCTATCGATAGGTTATGTATCTTACGCATGGGATGATTTGTAGGATCATCCTATTGACCCCACCCTAAAAAATTTGAGGGGGGGGAGAAAGCTTCTCTCCCACATAACAGTCACATAATAACTCGGAGGTGTGGGGGGTCTACTCCCCCTGTATGGAGATGGTTCGTGGTGGGAGCCTACTTAGCTAGTTCGGTTTACAAGTTGGTGTCTCAATGGACTGGTTAGATTCCTTGGAGCTTCAACCATCTGAAGGTGTTGTTGTCCTTGAAGTGCAAGATCCTCGTTGGGCTTGCTCTCTAGTATAGGTTGTGGACGACGGATCGGCTCACCAGACATAGTCTGCAAGATGACACTTCAGCTTGCTATCTTTGTTTGCAGAAAGAGGACATGGTGGATCATATTCTCATCCAATGCAAGACCTTTACAGAAATCTAGCATCGCTGCTTTGTTGCTTTGCACATcactgttgatatcccctcatccACGAATAGATTGAAGACTTGGTGATtgcaacgatggagaaattttagAAATAGAGACCAACAAGGGCAATGCTAGAGTTTTGAGGGAGCTTGTTCTAGTGATATTAGAGGAGTTGAGCATATGGAAGAGTGTTCGTGCGgtgtgtttagagggttttgtgaGAGTATAGATTTAGTAGAGTATGTGTGGGTGTGGGAGTTTTCCCAAAGCATGATTCACggtgtttttttggttttgtaACTATATTTCTATCTTCTATAAAAAAAATATGGTATGTTATGCGCGTACTCTTGAGAAAAAGGCTTGGGAGAATCACCACAATGTGGTAGCAGTCATCGGAGATTGTTGCTGCTACTCCAAAAGAGATGTCAACATTGTTCATTGCCTCCACAACCTATATGTTATCAAAATTGACGAGAAGTTTGCTAGAAGTAAAGATTGAGCCAACTACAAAAAAATATTCAATGCCAAAGAAGGACGCAAAGGGAGCCATGAGTGAAGCAAGGAGTCTGGCGTATGAGGACATCTACCGGTGCTTAGACACGAAGGAGGGAGAAATGGGCATATATAAGTTGGCCAAGATTCAAGAGAGGAAGATGAGGGTTGTCAACCAAGTCAAATGCATCAAAGGCAAAGCACATGAGCTCTTAGTGAAGGGTGAGGGGATTAAGCATAGATAGAGGGAGTACTTCGACAAATTGTTCAATGGAGAGAATGGGAGTTGTACCATTGAGCTAGACGGGTCCTTTGATGATACTAGTAGGTGTTTTGTGTGATGAACCTGGGTGTGAAGAGGCCTAAGAgacatagcaataatatggttaattaagcttttcaacctcattttttggTAAATGAGATGCTagaagaatggaggcggagtacATTAGTATCAATTTTCAAGAACAATGGATGTTCTCATAGTTGTACCAATTACTTGTGGAATTAAAATGATGAGCCATATAATTAAGTTATGAgagagagtcattgagcaccgCTTGAAGAATGACAAGCATGACAAAAAAATTGGCTtagtttcatgcctgggaggtcaaCATGAAAGTCATTTTCTTGGTACGGCAACTTATGGAGATAcataaggagaaaaagaaggacaTGTATATTGTGATGGTCAAGCAATGTGTGACATATGGGACCTACGTTATTGAGGACCATATTGGGAGAGGGTCAAGCCATGCTACATCTATAGGAAGGCTATGTATCTTACGCACGGAATGATTTGTATGATTATCCTATTGGCCTCACCCTAAAATTTGGCGGTGGAGAAAAGCCTCTCTCCCAAGTAAGATTCACGTAATAACCCAGAGGCATAGAGGGTCTACTCCCCCTATAGGGTCATGGTTTGTAGCGGGAGCCTACTCAGCTAGTTCGGTGTACAAGTTGGTGTATCAATGGACTCGTTAGATTCCTTGGAGCTTCAACCATTTGGAGGTGTTGGTGTCCTTGAAGTGCAAGATCTTTGGGTTGCTATCTTTGTTTGCAGGGAGAGGACATGGTGGATCATATTCTCATCCAATGCAGTAACTCTAGAGAAATCTCGCATCACTGCTTTGTTGCTCTGCACATCACCATATATATCCCCTCATCCACAGATAGATTGAAGACTTCGTGATTGCAACAGTGGAGAAATTTGAGGGAAGAGACAAGAGTTGTTCTAACTATATGGTTACTTTGATTTCATGGAACGTGTGGAAGAAGCACAATGCTAGAGTTTTTAGAAATAGAGACCAACAAGGGAAATGCTAGAGTTTTGAGGGAGCTTGTTCTAGCGATATTAGAGGAGTTGAGCATATGGAAGAGTGTTGGTGCGGTGTTTTTAGAGGGTTTTGTGAAAGTATAAATTTAGTAGAGTATGTGTGGGTGTGGGTGTTTTCCCGAAGCATGATTCATGGTGTTTTGTGGTTTTGTAACTATATTTATCTCTTCTATAAAAATATGGTATGTTATTGGTGTACTCTTGAGAAAAAAAGACTTGGGAGAATCACAAGCAAAGAGGTAGCAGTCATCAGAGATTGTTGTTGCTACTCCAGAAGAGATGTCAACATTCTTCATTGCCTCCACAACCTATATGTCATCAAAATTGACCAAAAGTTTGCTACAACCTAGAGACTGAGCCAACTACAAAAAAATATTTAGTGCCAAAGAAGGACGCAAAGGGAGCCGTGAGTGAAGCAAGGAGTctggcgtatgaggacctctacgaGTGCTTAGACACGAAGGAGGGAGAAATGGACATATATAAGTTGGCCAAGATTTTAGATAGGAATATGAGGGATGTCAACCAAGTCAAATGCATCAAAGACAAAGCAGATGAGCTCTTAGTGAAGGGTGAGGGGATTAAGCATAGATAGAGGGAGTACTTTGACAAATTGTTCAATGAAGAGAATGGGAGTTCTATCATTGAgctagatgagtcatttgatgatACCGGTAGGTGTTTTGTGCAATGAATCTAGGTGACATAGACCTCACAGACATAGCGATAATATGGCTAATTAAGCTTTTCAACCTCTTTTCTTTTGGCAAATAAGATGCCAGAAAAATTGAGGCGGAGTATATTAGTATCAATTTTCAAGAACACGTGATGTGCTCATAGTTGTACCAATTACTTGTGGAATTAAAATGATGAGCCATACGATTAAGCTATGAgagagagtcattgagcaccgCTTGAAGAATGAAAACCGTGACAAAAAAATAGGCTTAGTTTCATGCCTCGGAGGTCGACATGAAAGTCATTTTCTTGATACGACAACTTATGAAGATATATAAGGAGAAAAGGAAGGACATGTATATGGTGATCATTTACTTGGAGAAGGCCTACATTAATATACCACGAAATGTCATGTGATGGGTCTTTGAGGAACACAAAGTCCCAACAAAATACATACCCTCATCAAGAGggtgtatgataatgttgtgacaagtgttcgaacaaatgATGACGACACTGATGATTTCCTGAGTAAAAATGGGTTGTACAAAGGATCGCTTTGAGCCCTTACCTTTTTTGCttttgtgatggatgaggtcacaagggataaacAAGAAGATAactcatggtgtatgctcttttgcAGATGATGTGGTGTTAGTGGATGATAGTCGGACGGGGATTAATAGAAAGTTAAAGTGTTGAAGACAAACTTTGGATTcaaaaggttttaggcttagtaggaCTAAAACTGAGTACATGAGCTACAGTTTGAGTATTACTaagcacgaggaggaagaggttAATATTTGGG harbors:
- the LOC123410060 gene encoding peroxidase P7-like, which gives rise to MAAPAFLHCLLAIWLLSFAAHAQLTTDFYDDCCPSLEAIVRAGMNKAIRNERRIGASLLRLFFHDCFVQGCDGSVLLDAGGDGEKEAVPNNMSIRGFGVIDAIKASVEAVCPGVVSCADILAITARDGTFLLGGPTWRVPLGRRDSTKASKDLADMNLPPPTANLSTLIGLFDRQGLSPAEMTALSGAHTIGLAQCLNFNGRIYKDANIDPAFAALRRQTCPSSGNDNLAPIDVQTPGAFDAAYYRNLLAKRGLFQSDQALFNGGSEDALVRQYSANPALFRSDFAKAMIKMGNIHPLTGSAGEIRKNCHVVNS